Proteins from one Blattabacterium sp. (Blattella germanica) str. Bge genomic window:
- the gyrB gene encoding DNA topoisomerase (ATP-hydrolyzing) subunit B, whose protein sequence is MSKHNTTKNYTADSIQSLEGIEHIRLRPSMYIGDVGIRGLHHLVYEVIDNSVDEALAGFCNKIWVTIHKNGFITILDNGRGIPIDIHKKEGKSALEVVMTKIGAGGKFDKNSYKVSGGLHGVGISCVNALSEKLIVTIYRNRKIYQQEYLKGKALYSVKCLGKTNMQGTKIHYLVDPSIFQTITYNYEIIVNRLKELAFLNKGLYLFLKDERENIKEHFFSKNGLKEYLTILDKNQESLTKNVIFIEGEKDNTIVEVAMQYNTSFKEKIYSYVNNINTYEGGTHLSGFRRALTRTLKKYTDGYGILSNKDKVELTGDDFREGITAIISVRVMEPQFEGQTKTKLSNHEVGGIVDKIVGEMLNSYLEEHPSDRKKIIDKVILAAKARQAARKAREFIQKRNPINNSILPGKLADCSFNNPENCEIYLVEGDSAGGTAKQGRDRNFQAVLPLRGKILNVEKAMQYKIFENEEIKNIFASLGVSIETEEDQEIFNVKKLRYNKIIIMTDADIDGSHISTLILTLFFRYMKPLIEKGHIYIATPPLYLIRKGNHSQYAWNDEERENILNQLGGRKSVNIQRYKGLGEMNAEQLWETTMNPKNRTLRKVNIENDSEADKIFSILMGDEVPPRRNFIEKNAIHAKIDV, encoded by the coding sequence ATGAGTAAACATAATACTACAAAAAATTATACAGCAGATAGTATTCAATCTCTTGAAGGAATAGAGCATATCAGACTCAGACCTTCTATGTATATTGGAGACGTAGGAATTAGAGGATTACATCATTTAGTTTACGAAGTTATAGATAATTCTGTAGATGAAGCCTTAGCAGGTTTTTGCAATAAAATATGGGTGACAATTCACAAAAATGGATTTATTACCATACTTGACAATGGTCGTGGAATTCCAATAGATATTCATAAAAAAGAAGGAAAATCTGCTCTTGAAGTAGTTATGACTAAAATTGGTGCAGGGGGAAAATTTGATAAAAATTCTTATAAAGTTTCTGGAGGATTACACGGAGTAGGGATTTCCTGTGTGAATGCTCTATCTGAAAAACTTATAGTAACAATTTATCGTAATAGAAAAATTTATCAACAGGAGTATTTAAAAGGGAAAGCTCTTTATTCTGTAAAATGTTTAGGAAAAACCAATATGCAAGGAACAAAAATTCATTATCTGGTTGATCCTTCTATTTTTCAAACTATTACATATAATTATGAAATTATAGTCAATCGATTGAAAGAATTAGCTTTTTTAAATAAAGGACTCTACTTGTTTTTAAAAGACGAAAGAGAGAACATCAAAGAACATTTTTTTTCTAAAAACGGATTAAAAGAATATCTTACTATTTTAGATAAAAATCAGGAATCTTTAACCAAGAATGTCATTTTTATAGAAGGAGAAAAAGATAATACGATTGTAGAAGTAGCAATGCAGTACAATACTTCTTTTAAAGAAAAAATTTATTCTTATGTTAACAATATAAATACTTATGAAGGAGGAACTCATCTTTCTGGATTTAGAAGAGCATTAACAAGAACGTTAAAAAAATATACGGATGGATATGGAATTTTATCTAATAAGGATAAAGTGGAGTTAACTGGAGATGATTTTAGAGAAGGAATTACAGCTATTATATCTGTTCGAGTTATGGAACCTCAATTTGAGGGACAAACTAAGACAAAATTAAGTAATCACGAAGTGGGGGGGATTGTAGATAAAATTGTGGGAGAAATGTTGAACAGTTATTTAGAAGAACACCCTAGCGACAGAAAAAAAATTATTGATAAAGTCATACTTGCAGCCAAAGCACGTCAAGCGGCTAGAAAAGCTCGTGAATTCATACAAAAAAGGAATCCCATTAATAACAGTATTTTACCTGGAAAATTAGCAGATTGTTCTTTCAACAATCCAGAAAATTGTGAAATTTATTTGGTTGAAGGAGATTCTGCTGGAGGAACAGCTAAACAAGGTCGAGATAGAAACTTTCAAGCCGTTTTACCTTTGCGAGGTAAGATTTTAAATGTTGAAAAGGCGATGCAGTATAAAATATTTGAAAATGAGGAAATAAAAAATATATTTGCTTCTTTAGGAGTTTCTATTGAAACAGAGGAAGATCAAGAGATTTTCAATGTAAAAAAACTGAGATACAATAAAATTATTATTATGACAGATGCGGATATAGATGGAAGTCATATTTCTACTTTGATTTTAACATTGTTCTTTCGTTATATGAAACCTCTCATAGAAAAAGGTCACATTTATATTGCTACTCCTCCACTTTATTTAATTCGAAAAGGAAATCATTCTCAATATGCTTGGAATGATGAAGAAAGAGAGAATATTCTTAATCAATTAGGAGGGAGAAAATCTGTTAACATTCAACGTTACAAAGGATTAGGAGAAATGAATGCAGAACAGCTTTGGGAAACGACTATGAATCCCAAAAATAGAACTCTACGTAAAGTAAATATAGAAAATGATTCGGAAGCAGACAAAATATTCTCCATTCTTATGGGAGATGAAGTTCCTCCACGTAGAAATTTCATAGAAAAAAATGCAATACATGCAAAAATTGATGTATAA
- the der gene encoding ribosome biogenesis GTPase Der, whose amino-acid sequence MNYTVSIVGRPNVGKSTFFNRLVGRRKAIVHITSGVTRDRIFGNSEWNGVKFSVVDTGGFSFATSENDVLEKEIKNQIFIAIKEADVILFLVDIKMGVLDTDREIAKILRKSQKITLLVVNKVDNGILYSDTDFFHLGFENCYYISAINGSGTGELLDKLVEIFKDKFVQKKEKIINKEFLPRFSVVGRPNVGKSTLINSFLDKNHHIVTHISGTTRDSLDVFYKKWGYECILVDTPGVRKKSKIRENIEFYSSIRTVRTIEYTDVCLLMVDAVRGWEKQDTNIFRLVKTNHKGIIILVNKWDLFHNKNFSIQKHFEFLIRKKISPFENVPILFISAKNKNGIHHIIPLADQILKSRKNRLKTNILNKIMLPILKKNPPPSKKKKKLITIKYCTQLPSCTPIFIFFSNFPQYIKESYKRFVENQIRSHFDFRGVPIQIFFRKK is encoded by the coding sequence ATGAATTATACCGTATCTATTGTAGGACGTCCAAATGTAGGAAAATCGACTTTTTTTAATCGTCTTGTAGGAAGAAGAAAAGCTATTGTTCATATTACAAGTGGAGTTACAAGAGATCGAATTTTTGGAAATTCAGAATGGAATGGAGTCAAATTTTCTGTAGTGGACACAGGTGGTTTTAGTTTTGCGACTTCAGAAAATGATGTCCTTGAAAAAGAAATAAAAAATCAAATTTTCATAGCCATTAAAGAAGCTGATGTGATTTTATTTTTAGTAGATATAAAAATGGGAGTATTAGATACAGATAGAGAAATAGCTAAAATCCTCAGAAAATCTCAAAAAATAACTTTATTAGTAGTGAATAAAGTAGATAACGGAATATTATATTCCGATACAGATTTTTTCCATTTAGGATTTGAAAACTGTTACTATATATCAGCGATAAATGGAAGTGGAACAGGAGAATTACTAGATAAATTAGTGGAAATATTCAAAGATAAATTCGTTCAAAAAAAAGAAAAAATCATAAATAAAGAATTCCTTCCTCGTTTTTCTGTGGTAGGACGTCCAAATGTAGGAAAATCGACTTTGATTAACTCTTTTCTAGATAAGAACCATCATATTGTAACTCACATTTCTGGAACAACTAGAGATAGCCTAGATGTTTTCTACAAAAAATGGGGATATGAATGTATTTTAGTTGATACTCCTGGAGTAAGAAAAAAATCAAAAATAAGAGAAAATATTGAATTTTATTCTTCTATAAGAACGGTAAGAACGATAGAATACACTGATGTTTGTCTTTTAATGGTAGACGCGGTTCGTGGATGGGAAAAACAGGATACGAATATTTTTCGATTAGTGAAAACAAATCATAAAGGGATTATAATTCTTGTTAACAAATGGGATTTATTTCATAATAAAAATTTTTCTATACAAAAACATTTTGAATTTTTGATTCGAAAAAAAATATCTCCATTTGAAAATGTTCCCATTCTTTTTATATCTGCTAAAAATAAAAATGGAATACATCATATTATTCCCCTAGCAGATCAAATTTTAAAATCCCGTAAAAATAGATTAAAAACGAATATTTTAAATAAAATTATGTTACCAATTTTGAAAAAAAATCCTCCTCCTTCTAAGAAAAAAAAGAAATTAATAACTATTAAATATTGTACTCAGCTTCCCTCATGCACGCCAATATTTATTTTCTTTTCTAATTTTCCTCAATACATAAAAGAATCTTACAAAAGATTTGTTGAAAATCAAATTCGTTCTCACTTTGATTTTAGAGGGGTTCCCATACAAATTTTCTTTAGAAAAAAATAA
- the argH gene encoding argininosuccinate lyase yields MKIWEKKTHSSIDKEIENFTSGKDSKIDLLLAPHDVIGTIAHIIMLKSIGLLNQKDLIILIQELRHIYVHEILKNNFKMDEGIEDIHSQIEFLLTNRLGEVGKKIHSGRSRNDQILVDLKLFVRTEIKEIVLIAYSFFDFLLKLSEQHKNTLMPGYTHYQIAMPSSFGLWFSAYAESLIDDLLLVHTAYRIVNKNPLGSAAGYGSSLPLNRKMTTDLLGFENLNYNVIYAQMGRGKMERIVSESIASLARTLSKMAQDICLYLSQNFNFISFPDHLTTGSSIMPHKKNPDVFEMIRAKCNRMISLPNEISLISSNLCSGYHRDFQIIKERFLPIFEEIKKCFSMFQYMLNHIIVRKDILKEEKYKYLFSVEAVNKLVVEEGYSFRDAYQKIGSDIQNGCFKPLTNSFYSHEGSIGNLCNTKIRNLMQNVIKEFDFYKLDQVIKRLIYSKIHF; encoded by the coding sequence GTGAAAATTTGGGAGAAAAAGACTCATTCGAGTATAGATAAAGAAATAGAAAATTTTACTTCAGGTAAAGATTCTAAAATAGATTTACTTTTAGCTCCGCATGATGTAATAGGGACTATAGCTCATATCATTATGTTGAAAAGTATTGGATTATTAAATCAAAAAGATTTAATAATTTTGATTCAGGAGTTGCGTCATATTTATGTTCACGAAATATTAAAGAATAATTTTAAAATGGATGAAGGAATAGAAGATATTCATTCTCAAATAGAGTTTTTATTAACAAATCGTTTAGGAGAAGTAGGAAAAAAAATACATAGTGGTCGATCTAGAAACGATCAAATATTGGTGGACTTGAAACTTTTTGTTCGTACAGAAATCAAAGAAATAGTTTTGATTGCTTATTCTTTTTTTGATTTTTTATTAAAATTAAGTGAACAACATAAAAATACATTAATGCCTGGTTATACTCATTATCAAATAGCTATGCCATCTTCTTTTGGTCTTTGGTTTTCTGCATATGCAGAAAGTTTGATAGATGATTTACTGTTAGTTCACACGGCATATCGTATTGTCAATAAAAACCCTTTAGGATCTGCTGCGGGTTATGGTTCTTCTTTACCTTTAAATCGAAAAATGACAACGGATTTATTGGGATTTGAAAATTTAAATTATAATGTAATATATGCTCAAATGGGACGTGGTAAAATGGAAAGAATCGTTTCAGAATCTATTGCTTCATTAGCAAGAACTTTAAGTAAAATGGCACAAGATATTTGCTTATATTTAAGTCAAAATTTCAATTTCATTAGTTTTCCTGATCATTTGACTACCGGATCTAGCATCATGCCTCACAAAAAAAATCCAGATGTTTTTGAGATGATACGAGCTAAATGTAATAGAATGATTTCATTGCCTAATGAAATTTCTTTGATTTCTTCTAATTTGTGTTCTGGATATCATAGAGATTTTCAAATTATTAAAGAAAGATTTCTTCCTATTTTTGAAGAAATCAAAAAATGTTTTTCTATGTTTCAGTATATGTTGAATCATATCATAGTGAGAAAGGACATTCTTAAGGAAGAGAAGTATAAATACTTGTTTAGTGTAGAGGCAGTTAACAAACTTGTTGTTGAAGAAGGATATTCTTTTAGAGATGCTTATCAAAAAATAGGTTCAGATATACAAAATGGATGTTTCAAACCCTTGACAAATAGTTTTTATTCTCATGAAGGAAGCATAGGGAATTTATGCAACACAAAAATTAGAAATTTGATGCAAAATGTGATAAAAGAATTTGATTTTTATAAACTTGATCAAGTTATAAAACGTTTAATTTATAGCAAAATTCATTTTTAA
- a CDS encoding inorganic phosphate transporter: protein MKFFYTSIIVVLFLLSIFDLIVGLINDAVNFLNSAIGSQVASRRTIMIFASLGILLGAFLSSGMMEIARKGVFDPSYFYFSDIIFIFLAVMISDIILLDVFNTLGLPTSTTVSMVFCLLGGAFSIAMIKMSSPLNNEPFHHLTLYIKAEKTLTIGIGIFLSIIISFTSGAFIHYFIRSLFSFEYESKLKYAGVIWTAISLSSMTYFLIVRGLHSTLQGRIHENLTEFSLFIQYFIKWIHHNFFVFLLILFSTWTIVAKIFVSLGYNILKFVVLYGTFSLAMAFAGNDLVNFIGIPIAGIQSYNIWKEAGSPIAEKFNMKSLSGNVQVPSLFLIFAGMIMILTLWFSKKTKNITSTEINLSRQNEGPEKFLSNSFSRGIVRFFLCFGNYFFKFFPKRLLVKIEKNFKQKKTQENVAFDLVRASANLTISSILISIATVHKLPLSTTFVTFMVSMGTSFSDRAWDRESAVYRVSGVLKVIRGWFLTGLIAFTMAGMTAAFLYFFKAWALFSLIFLIVFVFYKSYKKYHKKIKEEKPFFNMIVNMTLDLNKTFDILNPILEYIEEIYKKSIEGITQENLKTLQYSRNTFLKVKENFISIQNSLIQVIRKTKNSEPISGILYLHIYNKTQEIIESSEIITNHTLFHVINSHKPLKYQQKKNLLILENLMIEHFHIIKKITIDRNCKQIQFPCTIQNQILKKIEEQMNQQVLGIIYKKYGTKNTLLMLDLLLQSKKITESIEDIIQLYHNVLSKKKDASFLAF from the coding sequence ATGAAATTTTTTTATACCTCAATTATAGTGGTTCTTTTTTTATTATCCATATTTGATCTAATTGTTGGTTTAATTAATGATGCAGTTAATTTTCTTAATTCTGCTATTGGATCTCAAGTTGCTTCTCGTAGAACTATCATGATTTTTGCTAGTTTAGGGATTTTATTAGGAGCTTTTTTATCTAGCGGAATGATGGAAATAGCAAGAAAAGGAGTTTTTGATCCTTCCTATTTTTATTTTTCAGATATTATTTTTATTTTTTTAGCGGTTATGATATCCGATATTATTTTGCTGGATGTTTTTAACACTTTAGGATTACCCACTTCCACCACAGTATCTATGGTTTTTTGTTTATTAGGTGGAGCTTTCAGTATAGCCATGATTAAAATGAGTTCTCCATTAAATAATGAACCCTTTCATCATCTCACTCTATATATTAAAGCAGAAAAAACATTAACTATTGGAATAGGGATTTTTTTATCTATTATAATTTCTTTTACTTCTGGTGCTTTCATTCATTATTTCATTCGTTCTTTATTTAGTTTTGAATATGAGAGTAAATTAAAATATGCAGGAGTCATATGGACTGCTATTTCATTGAGCAGTATGACTTATTTTCTCATTGTAAGAGGGTTGCACAGCACATTACAAGGAAGGATTCATGAAAATTTAACAGAATTTTCCTTATTCATTCAATATTTCATAAAATGGATCCACCATAATTTTTTTGTTTTTTTGCTCATATTATTTTCAACATGGACGATTGTAGCAAAAATATTTGTTTCTTTGGGATACAATATATTAAAATTTGTCGTATTATACGGAACTTTTTCTTTGGCTATGGCTTTTGCAGGAAATGATTTAGTCAATTTTATCGGAATTCCTATAGCTGGAATACAGTCTTATAATATATGGAAAGAAGCGGGAAGTCCTATTGCTGAAAAATTCAACATGAAAAGTTTATCTGGAAATGTGCAGGTTCCATCTTTATTTTTGATTTTTGCAGGAATGATTATGATATTGACTCTTTGGTTTTCCAAAAAAACAAAGAACATTACTAGCACAGAGATTAATTTAAGTAGACAAAATGAAGGGCCAGAGAAATTTTTATCCAATTCTTTTTCTAGAGGAATTGTCCGATTTTTTTTATGTTTCGGAAATTATTTTTTTAAATTCTTTCCGAAAAGGCTTTTGGTTAAAATAGAAAAAAATTTTAAGCAAAAAAAAACACAAGAAAACGTAGCTTTTGACCTAGTTAGAGCTTCTGCGAATTTAACCATATCTAGTATATTGATATCGATAGCTACGGTTCATAAATTACCATTGTCAACTACTTTTGTTACTTTTATGGTTTCTATGGGGACTTCTTTTTCAGATAGAGCTTGGGATCGAGAAAGTGCTGTTTATAGAGTTTCAGGAGTGTTAAAAGTTATAAGAGGATGGTTTTTAACAGGTTTAATCGCCTTTACAATGGCAGGAATGACAGCTGCTTTTTTATACTTTTTTAAAGCATGGGCTTTATTCTCTCTTATTTTTTTAATTGTATTTGTTTTTTACAAAAGTTATAAAAAATATCATAAAAAAATCAAAGAAGAAAAACCGTTTTTTAATATGATAGTAAATATGACTCTAGACTTAAACAAAACCTTTGATATTCTTAACCCTATACTTGAATATATAGAGGAAATTTATAAAAAAAGTATAGAAGGAATTACTCAAGAAAATTTAAAAACTCTTCAATATAGTAGAAATACTTTTTTAAAAGTAAAAGAAAATTTTATCAGTATACAGAACTCTTTAATTCAAGTCATTCGAAAAACGAAAAACAGTGAACCCATTTCTGGAATTCTTTATTTGCATATATACAACAAAACTCAAGAGATTATTGAATCTTCAGAAATTATTACTAATCACACATTATTTCATGTGATCAATAGCCATAAACCTTTAAAATATCAACAGAAAAAAAATTTGTTAATACTTGAAAATCTAATGATTGAACATTTTCACATCATAAAAAAAATAACAATAGATAGAAATTGTAAACAAATCCAATTTCCTTGTACAATCCAAAATCAAATCCTAAAAAAAATAGAAGAACAAATGAATCAACAGGTACTGGGAATTATTTATAAGAAATATGGAACAAAAAACACTTTATTGATGTTGGATCTTCTTTTACAATCAAAAAAAATAACAGAAAGCATAGAAGATATTATACAATTGTATCACAATGTATTATCCAAAAAAAAAGACGCGTCTTTTCTAGCTTTCTAA
- a CDS encoding undecaprenyl-diphosphate phosphatase: MNYIQSILLGIIEGITEFFPISSTGHMILAASIMGILEKKITNLFLVSVQLGAVLSVVFLYRNKFFFQKWDFYLKIFVSSFPVGILGFFFQKTNFLLGNPLTVALSLFIGGLVILKTENFYEKNSSNKKNSITYLKAFIIGLFQCMALIPGVSRSASTIVACLLQNISRRKSIEFSFFLSVPVIGIATCKKLFDYYFQLNSFTFQEIELLFLGNLAAFITGIIAVKFFMKYLKKNNFKFFGYYRIILGIFFLVIHYLMKPLGKF; this comes from the coding sequence ATGAATTACATTCAATCAATCCTATTAGGGATTATTGAAGGAATTACAGAGTTTTTCCCTATTTCTTCTACAGGTCACATGATCCTAGCAGCTTCTATTATGGGAATACTAGAAAAGAAAATAACAAATTTATTTCTTGTATCTGTTCAGCTGGGAGCTGTTTTATCAGTTGTTTTTTTATATAGAAACAAATTTTTTTTTCAAAAATGGGATTTTTACCTAAAAATTTTTGTATCTAGTTTTCCTGTAGGAATTTTGGGTTTTTTTTTCCAAAAAACAAACTTTTTATTAGGGAATCCACTGACCGTTGCTCTATCTCTTTTTATAGGAGGATTAGTCATTTTGAAAACAGAAAATTTTTATGAAAAGAATTCCTCTAATAAAAAAAACAGCATTACTTATTTAAAAGCTTTTATTATTGGATTGTTTCAATGTATGGCTTTGATTCCAGGAGTGTCTAGAAGTGCAAGCACCATTGTTGCTTGTCTGCTCCAAAATATTAGTAGAAGAAAATCTATTGAATTCTCTTTTTTTTTATCTGTGCCTGTTATTGGAATTGCTACATGCAAAAAATTATTTGACTATTATTTTCAACTAAATTCTTTTACATTTCAAGAAATAGAATTATTATTTTTAGGAAACTTAGCAGCTTTCATAACTGGAATAATAGCTGTAAAATTTTTTATGAAATATTTGAAAAAGAATAATTTCAAATTTTTTGGATATTATAGAATCATTTTAGGTATTTTTTTTCTTGTTATACATTATTTGATGAAACCACTTGGTAAATTTTGA
- the trmD gene encoding tRNA (guanosine(37)-N1)-methyltransferase TrmD, which translates to MRIDIVSVVPEILHSPFSNSIIKRAINKGLIDIYVHDLRKYGLGKRKKVDDYPYGGGSGMVIRIEPVYQCFSKLLSERNYDEKIFMTPDGKLFSQKYAKTLTNKKNIIILCGRYKGIDQRIRDNLISKEISIGNYILSGGELAAAVVVESVVRLLPGVIQNKDSILTDSFQKESLIAPPVYTRPVLYKGWSVPKILLSGHHQKIKDWFSQKSILLKRKLDS; encoded by the coding sequence ATGCGTATAGATATTGTTAGCGTTGTTCCTGAAATCCTTCATAGCCCTTTTTCCAATTCTATTATTAAAAGGGCAATCAATAAAGGATTGATTGATATTTATGTTCATGATTTACGTAAATATGGTTTAGGGAAGCGAAAAAAAGTGGACGATTATCCTTATGGAGGAGGATCTGGAATGGTGATCCGAATAGAACCTGTATATCAATGTTTTTCAAAATTGTTATCAGAACGAAATTATGACGAAAAAATTTTTATGACTCCTGATGGAAAATTATTTTCACAAAAATATGCGAAAACTTTAACTAATAAAAAAAATATAATCATTCTTTGTGGACGTTACAAAGGAATTGATCAAAGAATTAGAGACAATCTAATTTCCAAAGAAATATCTATTGGAAACTACATTTTATCTGGAGGAGAATTAGCAGCTGCTGTTGTTGTAGAATCTGTAGTTAGATTATTGCCTGGAGTTATACAAAATAAAGATTCCATTCTGACAGATTCTTTTCAAAAAGAATCCTTAATAGCCCCTCCCGTTTATACTCGTCCAGTCCTTTATAAAGGATGGTCTGTCCCAAAAATTCTTTTATCTGGACATCATCAAAAAATAAAAGATTGGTTTTCTCAAAAATCCATTCTACTTAAACGAAAATTGGATTCTTAG
- the ruvA gene encoding Holliday junction branch migration protein RuvA — translation MITHLRGKLIEKNQSYLIIDCHGVGYHIHISLYTHSSLLEEEGKDICIHTYLFIKDNQHVLYGFFDKIERKIFSYLISVNGIGPSSAIMLLSSLTPYEIEKSISKEDIKAFDKVKGIGTKTAQRIIIELKDKFTKEIFYKKVKNENTPYSIKKEALSALSVLGFSTKESKKILDDILNEHPEFSVENLIKESLKKL, via the coding sequence GTGATAACACATTTAAGAGGAAAGTTAATAGAAAAAAATCAATCTTATTTAATAATAGATTGTCATGGAGTAGGATATCATATTCATATTTCATTATACACCCATTCTTCTTTGTTAGAAGAAGAAGGAAAAGATATATGTATACATACTTATCTTTTTATAAAAGACAATCAACATGTTTTGTATGGTTTTTTTGACAAAATAGAGAGAAAAATATTTTCTTATTTGATATCCGTGAATGGAATAGGTCCAAGTTCTGCTATCATGTTATTATCTTCTCTGACTCCATATGAAATAGAAAAATCTATATCTAAAGAAGATATAAAAGCATTTGACAAAGTTAAAGGAATTGGGACAAAAACAGCTCAAAGAATTATTATTGAATTAAAAGATAAATTTACTAAAGAAATTTTTTATAAAAAAGTAAAAAACGAAAACACACCTTATTCAATCAAAAAAGAAGCTTTAAGTGCTTTGAGCGTACTTGGATTTTCTACTAAAGAATCTAAAAAGATTTTGGATGATATTTTGAATGAACATCCAGAATTTTCTGTAGAAAATCTCATTAAAGAATCTTTGAAAAAATTATGA